In the genome of Paenibacillus pabuli, one region contains:
- a CDS encoding response regulator: protein MQAYLVDDEPHALNMLEMFLARTGKVHVAGRAANGFDALAALRNIHPDIWFLDIEMPGMSGLELAANIHEVEPDALIVFTTAYDQYAVAAFEHEALDYLLKPIEMERLSRTIERLIKEKNIPTEPVAVNTDNTDKLFVQLLGTFRVAITNGKTMMWRTSKEKELFAYLLLNNPATSAVHRDRIIEKLWPDEPYEKAKIYLHTCVSLLRKNLRNMGIEHLLRYKSEHYILDKERIRADVYDFLDILFRMEQEADMPISLIEQTLHLYQDELLPQEDYPWIVELSHRLEQFSLELKLKLSEKYLDSHNGRKAAEAAERAISQSPYEEEAYRRAMQAYLYMGKHDHVLRIYRNLKERLTELNIQPSLVTRQLYEQIEV, encoded by the coding sequence ATGCAAGCGTATTTGGTGGACGACGAGCCGCATGCTTTGAATATGCTGGAAATGTTCCTTGCTCGAACAGGTAAAGTACACGTCGCAGGGCGTGCGGCAAATGGCTTCGATGCGCTTGCTGCACTTCGGAACATTCACCCGGACATCTGGTTTCTGGATATTGAGATGCCAGGAATGAGCGGATTGGAGCTAGCGGCAAACATACACGAGGTGGAACCGGATGCCTTGATCGTGTTCACGACTGCTTATGATCAGTATGCTGTAGCCGCTTTCGAACATGAAGCACTGGATTACCTGCTCAAACCGATCGAGATGGAGCGCTTGTCACGGACCATTGAGCGATTGATAAAGGAGAAGAACATACCCACGGAGCCCGTTGCCGTCAACACTGATAATACGGACAAGTTGTTTGTCCAATTGCTTGGAACATTCCGTGTTGCAATCACCAATGGAAAGACGATGATGTGGCGAACATCCAAAGAGAAAGAGCTTTTTGCGTATTTGCTGCTGAATAACCCTGCGACAAGTGCAGTTCACCGGGATCGCATTATCGAAAAGTTATGGCCTGATGAACCTTATGAGAAAGCCAAAATTTATTTGCACACCTGTGTGAGCCTGTTACGGAAAAATTTGCGGAACATGGGTATTGAACATTTGTTGAGATATAAAAGTGAGCACTATATCCTGGATAAGGAACGGATCAGAGCAGACGTATATGATTTTCTGGACATTTTGTTCAGGATGGAGCAAGAAGCAGATATGCCGATATCTCTAATCGAGCAAACCTTACATTTGTACCAGGACGAACTGTTACCTCAGGAGGATTATCCATGGATAGTGGAGCTAAGTCATCGGCTAGAGCAATTTTCACTGGAGCTTAAACTGAAGCTTTCCGAGAAATATCTGGATTCCCATAACGGCAGAAAAGCAGCAGAGGCAGCAGAACGTGCAATCAGTCAATCGCCATATGAAGAAGAAGCCTATCGTCGTGCCATGCAGGCGTACTTGTACATGGGTAAACACGATCATGTGCTGCGGATCTACCGCAATCTCAAAGAAAGATTGACCGAGCTTAACATTCAGCCTTCCCTTGTCACGAGACAATTATATGAACAGATTGAGGTCTGA
- a CDS encoding histidine kinase: MTVIRKDRFLLGVGLMTMLLALVVVLQIGGGRETPVAKQGTLELADFSWTSHTIIPLDGEWEFYPEQLLSPQQIHLTRIKPIMMQVPGNWDEDVINQGYPMSGKGYGTYRLIVRNVPQGEHLAIAKRYVRFADAMYLDGQLMSRSGLPGTSAASYKPRNEPYTIYFHTEQAELEIVLQVANFDFRSGGIYNSIELGYASQIERRTMIQSGLELFIMGIVVIFGLLFFYLYLRLHRDRIQLLYALFFLGFAVIVVTNGERLLLQLAPGIPFEFAFKMKYAAVYGVSVVVSMITWKLAPGLGQTIRRWLQLPSVLLALYVVLIMISPFRVYSSIQEGMYIVNLLSYAVAFAVILHHYVLKKYESKSRSQLQLLITCIWLMLVNYVLGILVTWYPVSQILLNCTTLVILSVFAVLLIYQYVGAYDAMQQLTQQLQLSDKVKDEFLLLTSHELNSPLHSIIHLSRSLLGTSLRRTNETEIRSKLQLIRNTSYRMSNLVNDLIDMSRFRDGNMKIGVGTVDLVSCLSLVTEVLGFLATGKGIVMARRLEPEARYVMADESRLLQVLYNLVYHMIGQHSHRELVFECERHQERVRIILRFEEHTEQITRLGTEERPDLESMYNGSAGLSVAAELVSIMGGQLSVNDELESIQIELPSAEDAGMENVIETAVSQEKLREDLSGLPSGNASAAILIATTDLVDMEHLNTLLSTEGFQVSFADSDMEVQSLLASGKLPDLVIVDAMLPAVTGYEVCKQIRLEFSQVDLPVLFINMRSTPADIEACIKAGGNDFITRPLDAGEILVRVHTLLGMKRLVKEAANNEMAFLRSQIKPHFLYNALGTIMSLCFTDGPRAGELLGSFSRYLRILFHLDNSEELIPLSKEMELIQAYVEIEQERFASRLQIELDVDRSLYSCKVMPLLIEPLVENAIRHGVSKKIDGGTVRLFIRKCENRVQVVVEDDGVGMSPEQAASILDRSHAEQGIGLQNVQRRLKHMNGQAPVIKSEQGHGTKITIEFPYQ; the protein is encoded by the coding sequence ATGACTGTCATCAGAAAGGATCGGTTTTTGTTAGGGGTTGGATTAATGACAATGCTGCTCGCACTCGTGGTTGTGTTGCAGATCGGGGGTGGACGAGAGACGCCTGTTGCCAAGCAGGGGACTCTGGAGCTGGCAGACTTCTCATGGACCAGCCATACCATTATTCCATTGGATGGAGAATGGGAGTTCTATCCTGAGCAGCTGCTTTCACCACAGCAGATCCATCTAACACGTATCAAGCCCATTATGATGCAAGTGCCTGGTAACTGGGATGAGGATGTGATCAATCAAGGCTATCCAATGAGCGGGAAGGGGTATGGGACCTATCGCCTGATTGTGCGGAATGTGCCTCAAGGGGAGCATCTAGCAATTGCCAAACGGTATGTTCGATTCGCGGATGCGATGTATCTGGATGGGCAGCTGATGAGTCGATCAGGGCTACCCGGCACATCTGCGGCATCTTATAAACCACGTAATGAGCCATATACGATTTATTTTCATACGGAACAAGCAGAGCTCGAAATTGTGTTACAGGTAGCTAATTTTGATTTTCGCAGCGGTGGCATCTACAACTCGATTGAACTGGGGTATGCCAGTCAGATTGAAAGAAGAACGATGATTCAGTCTGGACTGGAGCTGTTCATTATGGGGATTGTAGTCATCTTTGGTCTGCTGTTTTTTTATCTCTATCTTCGTCTTCATCGTGATCGAATTCAGTTGCTTTACGCGCTATTTTTCTTGGGTTTTGCCGTCATTGTGGTGACGAATGGGGAGCGTCTGTTGTTACAGCTTGCGCCGGGAATTCCCTTTGAGTTCGCCTTCAAAATGAAATATGCAGCGGTATATGGTGTATCCGTCGTTGTTAGCATGATTACATGGAAACTTGCCCCTGGACTGGGGCAAACGATCAGAAGATGGCTTCAGCTGCCAAGTGTTCTGCTTGCTCTATACGTCGTCCTGATCATGATATCCCCATTTCGAGTGTATTCTTCCATTCAGGAAGGCATGTATATTGTTAACCTGTTGTCTTATGCTGTAGCCTTTGCTGTCATTCTGCATCACTATGTTCTGAAGAAATATGAGAGCAAGAGTCGTTCCCAGTTACAACTGCTCATCACATGTATCTGGCTTATGCTTGTAAACTACGTTCTTGGCATCCTCGTAACGTGGTACCCGGTGAGTCAGATTTTACTGAATTGTACAACATTAGTTATTTTGAGTGTCTTCGCCGTGCTCCTCATCTATCAATATGTCGGAGCTTATGATGCGATGCAGCAGCTTACGCAGCAGCTCCAATTATCGGATAAGGTAAAGGATGAGTTTTTGCTGCTGACATCGCATGAGCTGAACTCGCCGCTTCACAGCATCATTCATTTATCCCGTTCTCTTCTGGGAACGTCGTTGAGACGCACGAATGAGACCGAAATTCGAAGTAAGCTTCAACTCATACGCAATACATCATACCGGATGTCCAATCTTGTGAATGATTTAATCGATATGTCCCGTTTTAGAGACGGTAATATGAAGATTGGGGTAGGCACTGTTGATCTGGTATCCTGTCTTTCGTTGGTCACGGAGGTGCTCGGGTTTCTGGCTACGGGAAAAGGAATCGTTATGGCACGCAGGCTGGAGCCTGAGGCCCGCTATGTTATGGCAGACGAGAGCCGTCTGCTGCAAGTGCTGTACAACCTTGTCTATCATATGATTGGTCAGCATAGCCACAGGGAGCTGGTATTCGAGTGCGAGCGGCATCAAGAGCGAGTGCGGATTATACTTCGTTTCGAGGAACATACGGAACAGATTACCCGATTGGGGACAGAAGAACGCCCTGATTTAGAGAGTATGTATAACGGTTCAGCAGGCTTGTCTGTTGCAGCAGAGCTTGTCAGCATTATGGGGGGCCAGCTTAGCGTCAACGATGAATTAGAATCAATTCAGATCGAGCTTCCATCCGCAGAAGATGCTGGCATGGAGAACGTCATAGAGACTGCAGTATCTCAGGAGAAGCTCAGAGAGGATTTATCGGGATTGCCGTCCGGCAACGCTTCAGCAGCCATATTGATTGCAACAACCGATCTTGTGGACATGGAGCACCTGAATACATTACTTTCTACAGAAGGTTTTCAAGTGAGTTTTGCGGACTCCGACATGGAGGTGCAATCGCTACTTGCAAGCGGCAAGCTGCCCGATCTCGTCATCGTGGATGCGATGCTGCCTGCGGTTACCGGTTATGAGGTGTGTAAACAGATTCGGCTGGAATTCAGCCAGGTGGATCTGCCGGTTCTGTTTATCAACATGCGCAGTACACCAGCGGATATTGAGGCATGCATTAAGGCAGGAGGCAACGATTTTATTACACGCCCGCTGGATGCGGGTGAAATTCTGGTCCGAGTACATACCTTGCTCGGGATGAAACGGCTGGTGAAGGAAGCAGCGAACAACGAAATGGCGTTTCTTCGTTCACAGATCAAACCGCATTTTCTGTATAATGCCTTGGGAACGATTATGTCATTATGCTTCACAGACGGGCCTAGAGCGGGAGAGCTGTTAGGCAGCTTCAGTCGATATTTGCGAATTCTTTTTCATCTGGATAACTCGGAGGAATTGATTCCGCTCAGCAAGGAGATGGAGTTGATTCAGGCCTATGTGGAGATCGAACAGGAGCGCTTCGCTTCACGTCTTCAGATTGAATTGGATGTGGACAGATCATTGTATTCCTGTAAAGTGATGCCCCTCCTCATCGAACCGCTGGTGGAGAATGCTATCCGACATGGGGTGTCGAAGAAGATTGATGGAGGAACAGTTCGGCTATTCATTCGAAAATGTGAAAATCGGGTTCAAGTTGTGGTTGAGGATGATGGAGTTGGCATGTCTCCTGAGCAAGCCGCAAGTATTCTGGACAGAAGTCATGCCGAACAGGGAATTGGCTTGCAAAATGTACAGAGGCGGTTGAAACACATGAACGGACAAGCACCTGTGATCAAGAGTGAACAAGGTCACGGGACGAAGATAACGATTGAATTTCCATACCAATAA
- a CDS encoding S-layer homology domain-containing protein → MSNKKGHLTSVKSKRSMKALLTMLLTVSMIFSWLPQAQASVDPVIHIGEVSGKPGDIVEVPVSYDSKGSEFSFYHSELSFAYDSAVLELVEGDEVVNRQAYENYQGVSLTEDTSAPGYISVIMTTQNFIQESTALYSLHFKIKETAAADTSSVTLHAGALVEEYDPFQVTAENGQVTVLPDVKPVGNAVVYIGSAQGKAGDKVTLSVDTVSLDQPIGSYGVRLKFNPAALQVTDVTGNRTGIQHNVNNETGSLIVGWSDENGGLNPIPASDNPQMLFKIEFSIASSAAAGEYPVQFANETLLEHFTVTDPNGIEMNKQAVSGDITVVGGPVTPTTPTTPSNPGSSSSGSTSGGSSTPSTPASTSEKITVKVTNERNTNAVVSETIIERTTGADGLKKDEVNLTAEQISRAIESLKKAGSNIARIMIPDEKDEVSELNVKLPAKSTSLMADEKMNLYIETDNASLQLSPDSLQGLVSDIFFHLVPIKDAAGREVVEQRIQKDPLIVKQSTNTVDFRLVGRPMTIETNMSSRPVTVVLPIRDTNLTQKELDKLQVFIEHSDGTKELVKGKIVKFNGTDQPGIEFEVTKFSTFSIILMNGSNSSAYIQGYADGTFRPKQAVQRAEMAALLSRVLPSVSDGATLSSSYRDMPVAEWAREAITKATAAGYMRGNASGDFMPVRSITRAEMAVIIERILKIQESAADVNAEATAATTALPNEATDLTQHWAREAVQRVLAAGIMSVSQDGAFRPNDAVTRAEAVTLLNRLVKIEPDLSGTSRWKDVSVGHWAYGAIQAASQH, encoded by the coding sequence TTGTCAAACAAAAAGGGGCATTTAACTTCTGTAAAATCCAAACGATCCATGAAGGCGCTTCTGACCATGCTGCTCACGGTTTCCATGATCTTTTCGTGGCTTCCTCAGGCACAGGCCAGTGTAGATCCTGTCATTCATATCGGAGAAGTATCTGGCAAACCAGGAGACATCGTAGAAGTGCCTGTATCCTATGATTCAAAAGGTTCAGAATTTTCTTTTTATCACTCTGAACTGTCCTTTGCCTACGATTCGGCTGTGCTTGAACTCGTGGAAGGGGACGAGGTTGTAAACCGCCAAGCCTATGAAAATTATCAGGGAGTTAGTTTAACTGAGGATACATCTGCTCCAGGGTATATTTCAGTGATCATGACGACGCAAAATTTCATTCAGGAATCCACGGCGCTGTATTCCCTTCATTTTAAAATTAAAGAGACTGCGGCTGCTGATACAAGTTCAGTAACCTTGCACGCAGGTGCATTAGTAGAGGAATATGATCCGTTTCAGGTGACTGCGGAAAATGGACAAGTTACTGTGCTGCCCGATGTGAAGCCGGTTGGGAATGCGGTTGTCTACATCGGATCTGCACAAGGAAAAGCAGGTGACAAGGTTACGCTATCGGTAGATACGGTGTCGCTTGATCAACCAATTGGCTCTTACGGGGTGCGTTTGAAGTTCAATCCCGCAGCCTTGCAAGTGACTGATGTTACAGGCAACAGAACGGGAATACAACATAACGTGAATAATGAAACAGGATCGCTCATCGTAGGCTGGAGCGACGAGAATGGAGGGCTAAATCCTATTCCGGCATCCGATAACCCACAGATGCTGTTTAAGATCGAATTCTCGATTGCCTCCAGTGCTGCCGCAGGCGAGTATCCGGTGCAGTTCGCCAACGAGACACTGCTCGAACATTTCACCGTGACCGATCCCAATGGGATTGAAATGAACAAACAGGCAGTATCAGGCGATATCACGGTCGTTGGTGGGCCAGTTACGCCAACAACACCAACAACACCATCCAATCCGGGTTCGTCCAGTTCAGGAAGTACATCCGGTGGTTCGTCAACACCCTCCACGCCTGCAAGCACTTCCGAGAAGATTACAGTAAAGGTAACCAATGAACGGAACACCAATGCCGTTGTTTCGGAAACGATTATTGAGAGAACAACAGGGGCAGATGGACTTAAAAAAGACGAGGTGAATCTGACGGCTGAGCAAATTTCTCGTGCAATTGAAAGCCTGAAGAAGGCAGGTTCGAATATTGCACGGATCATGATTCCGGATGAGAAGGACGAGGTATCCGAACTGAACGTGAAGCTGCCTGCCAAGTCTACTTCACTAATGGCAGACGAGAAGATGAATCTGTATATTGAAACGGATAACGCTTCCCTGCAACTTTCACCGGATTCTTTACAGGGACTGGTCTCGGATATATTCTTCCATCTTGTTCCAATCAAGGATGCCGCAGGACGTGAAGTGGTGGAGCAGCGTATCCAGAAAGATCCACTAATCGTCAAACAGTCAACCAATACCGTCGATTTCCGCTTGGTAGGTCGTCCAATGACGATTGAGACGAATATGAGCAGTCGTCCAGTTACGGTTGTGCTGCCGATCAGGGATACGAACCTGACGCAGAAGGAACTGGACAAGCTGCAAGTATTTATTGAACATAGCGATGGGACCAAGGAACTCGTTAAGGGTAAAATCGTTAAGTTTAATGGAACAGATCAACCGGGAATTGAGTTTGAAGTCACCAAGTTCAGCACATTTTCCATTATTCTCATGAATGGCAGCAATTCCTCAGCGTACATTCAAGGTTATGCCGATGGTACGTTCAGACCGAAACAGGCGGTTCAACGTGCTGAAATGGCAGCCCTACTGTCTCGCGTATTACCGTCGGTCAGCGATGGTGCTACGCTCAGTTCATCCTATCGGGATATGCCTGTTGCCGAGTGGGCACGCGAAGCGATTACCAAGGCGACTGCAGCAGGTTACATGCGTGGTAACGCTTCCGGGGATTTCATGCCGGTGCGTTCCATTACACGAGCCGAGATGGCTGTCATTATTGAACGAATTTTGAAAATTCAAGAATCAGCTGCCGATGTAAACGCAGAAGCAACTGCAGCAACAACGGCTTTGCCAAACGAAGCAACTGATCTTACACAGCACTGGGCTCGCGAAGCAGTTCAGCGTGTATTGGCAGCAGGCATCATGAGTGTGTCGCAAGACGGAGCATTCCGTCCGAACGATGCTGTGACACGAGCGGAGGCTGTTACATTGCTGAATCGTTTGGTGAAGATCGAACCTGATCTTTCCGGTACATCCAGATGGAAGGATGTATCTGTTGGTCATTGGGCTTACGGCGCAATCCAGGCCGCATCCCAGCATTAG
- a CDS encoding dockerin type I domain-containing protein, whose protein sequence is MSLHTKKGARVKRIRWSVLALVITLLTSVGFPSSSALAATETVSLSRPTDIEFYTTADGETEMLIADTGNNRVIRATPEGEVLSTIEVNNVTAVTMGNDGLIYAAESGAAAKVHIFNQDGTVNGSPIDVMRKFSLYPHPDEDKQPYIRNLIRYKQGDYERLYVFFNVYREMNNAPARYGTLANFALGHEGWGGMSGAFSEYSGATQGTGDQVWYTNGQGAMLYPFTSILNSTDKLGDLTLDPVNKRVYVVSENRIMQSGYEGFVSPERPVLSTWVSGNETYPIDLTNQIAFGPEGELYMADTARDRIVVFSADGSSARILGLTMDNIPKPVVGTFTKTVKQGIPVSFTSTDFTSNYADPENQPMTDIRIAYLPDSGKLQLNGTDVVKDQVIPVAELNTLAFVPGSAFTGIKTTFGWQAKNGAVFSDSVDVTIMLRIKGDANGDGVITPADALLVNKYIKGLITLTPSQIEALDMNDDGVLDATDSALIMGVFLGINS, encoded by the coding sequence TTGAGTCTACACACTAAAAAGGGTGCAAGAGTTAAGAGAATACGATGGAGTGTGCTTGCTCTTGTCATTACATTACTCACAAGCGTGGGTTTTCCATCTTCATCGGCCCTGGCTGCAACAGAGACCGTTTCATTAAGCAGACCTACAGACATTGAGTTCTATACGACGGCTGATGGTGAAACAGAGATGCTGATTGCAGACACCGGAAACAATCGGGTTATTCGGGCTACACCCGAAGGCGAGGTACTATCGACGATAGAGGTCAATAATGTAACGGCAGTAACAATGGGGAACGATGGGCTGATCTACGCTGCCGAATCAGGAGCAGCAGCTAAAGTACATATTTTTAATCAGGATGGCACTGTGAACGGATCGCCTATAGACGTTATGCGTAAATTTTCATTGTATCCGCATCCAGATGAGGATAAGCAGCCTTACATTCGAAACTTAATTCGATATAAGCAGGGCGATTATGAAAGACTGTACGTTTTCTTCAACGTGTATAGAGAAATGAATAATGCTCCAGCGAGATATGGCACATTGGCCAACTTCGCTCTGGGACACGAGGGATGGGGAGGTATGAGTGGCGCATTCTCAGAATACTCTGGCGCAACCCAGGGAACTGGAGATCAGGTATGGTATACCAATGGGCAGGGAGCGATGCTTTACCCCTTTACAAGTATACTGAATTCAACAGATAAACTTGGAGACTTGACGCTGGATCCAGTAAACAAACGTGTATACGTTGTGAGCGAGAACCGGATCATGCAGAGTGGCTACGAGGGCTTTGTATCTCCTGAACGTCCTGTCCTGAGTACGTGGGTGAGTGGAAACGAGACATATCCGATTGACCTTACTAATCAGATTGCCTTCGGACCGGAAGGCGAATTGTATATGGCTGATACGGCGAGAGACCGAATCGTTGTATTCAGTGCAGATGGCAGCTCTGCCCGGATCTTGGGACTAACGATGGATAACATCCCCAAACCTGTTGTAGGCACGTTTACCAAAACGGTAAAACAGGGGATCCCAGTATCCTTTACATCCACGGATTTTACCAGTAACTATGCCGACCCAGAGAACCAGCCTATGACGGATATTCGCATCGCATACCTGCCTGACAGCGGTAAATTACAACTGAATGGTACAGACGTTGTGAAGGATCAGGTTATTCCTGTTGCAGAGTTGAACACATTGGCCTTTGTTCCTGGTTCAGCTTTTACAGGGATCAAGACAACGTTTGGATGGCAGGCCAAGAATGGAGCTGTTTTTTCGGATAGCGTGGATGTAACGATCATGCTGCGAATTAAAGGTGATGCGAATGGAGACGGTGTGATCACACCTGCAGATGCCTTATTAGTGAATAAATATATCAAAGGTTTAATCACGTTAACACCGAGTCAGATTGAAGCGTTGGACATGAATGATGATGGTGTACTGGATGCCACAGATTCAGCCCTGATTATGGGCGTTTTCTTGGGAATAAATTCATAA
- a CDS encoding aldo/keto reductase, with product MSLHTKVIEARNGVPIPQLGFGVYKITKEAEFTTATREAIQVGYRHFDTARIYGNEKALGAEIRHSQIPREQFFITSKVWNTDHGYEATKKAFQETINKLGVDYLDMYLIHFASPKYIETWKAMEELYEEGKISVIGVANFEIQHLEELRKHAKILPMINQIETHPEFPQNELRAYMDKHQILHEAWGPLGQGNKVLLQHPILKEIADHHHKTVAQVILRWHLERGVILIPKSSNPKRIRENSEIFDFELSTEEMEKISRLNSGKRYSIHPTGYIVNPIFNTLMKLFIR from the coding sequence AAAGAAGCAGAATTTACAACTGCAACTCGTGAGGCCATTCAGGTCGGGTACCGACATTTTGATACTGCCCGAATCTATGGGAATGAGAAAGCACTGGGAGCAGAGATCCGGCATAGTCAGATTCCGCGCGAGCAATTCTTCATCACGTCGAAAGTCTGGAATACGGATCATGGCTATGAAGCGACCAAGAAAGCTTTTCAGGAAACAATCAACAAGCTGGGTGTCGATTACCTCGACATGTATTTAATCCATTTTGCCTCACCAAAGTATATCGAAACGTGGAAAGCGATGGAGGAATTATACGAGGAAGGTAAGATCAGTGTCATTGGGGTCGCAAACTTTGAGATTCAGCATCTGGAAGAGTTGAGGAAGCACGCGAAAATCTTGCCGATGATCAACCAGATCGAGACGCACCCGGAATTTCCACAGAACGAACTCCGTGCCTATATGGATAAACATCAGATTTTGCATGAAGCGTGGGGGCCGTTGGGACAGGGGAATAAAGTGTTATTGCAGCATCCGATATTGAAGGAAATCGCTGATCATCACCATAAGACGGTGGCTCAAGTGATTTTGCGTTGGCATCTGGAACGGGGCGTCATCCTGATTCCCAAATCATCCAATCCAAAGCGGATCAGAGAGAATAGTGAAATCTTTGATTTTGAGCTGTCCACAGAGGAAATGGAGAAGATCAGCCGTCTGAACTCGGGCAAGAGGTATTCGATCCATCCAACAGGTTATATTGTGAATCCGATTTTTAATACATTGATGAAACTTTTTATTCGGTAG